From the genome of Actinacidiphila yeochonensis CN732, one region includes:
- a CDS encoding class II fructose-bisphosphate aldolase: MSVVPLREILADAFDQRYGVPAVNIVNDLTLEAVLAAAEQHSSPLIVQTSVKTVKSVGYGVLMAMWREMTAGLRVPVTLHLDHCPERDVISECLRHGWNSVLFDASRMPVEENTRQTVEVVAEARRHGADVEGEIESITGVEDDIGSDEAAAQKGLEVALDFLRTTGVDVFAPAIGNAHGSYRRAPVLDFQRVSDIVAAHPLPIALHGGSGLSDEQFRDLIARGCAKVNISTALKETYMKGNLAFLRDAEERQKWDPPSLFRSVRADVMGLAGSLMDVFGSTGRAG, encoded by the coding sequence GTGTCAGTCGTACCGCTCAGGGAGATCCTTGCCGACGCCTTCGACCAGCGTTATGGCGTTCCCGCCGTCAACATCGTCAACGACCTGACGCTGGAGGCCGTGCTGGCCGCCGCCGAGCAGCACTCCTCGCCGCTGATCGTGCAGACCTCCGTGAAGACGGTGAAGTCCGTCGGCTACGGCGTGCTGATGGCGATGTGGCGGGAGATGACCGCGGGCCTGCGGGTGCCGGTCACCCTCCACCTCGACCACTGCCCCGAGCGCGACGTGATCAGCGAGTGCCTGCGCCACGGCTGGAACTCCGTACTCTTCGACGCCTCCCGGATGCCGGTGGAGGAGAACACCCGGCAGACCGTCGAGGTGGTCGCCGAGGCCCGCCGGCACGGCGCCGACGTCGAGGGCGAGATCGAGTCGATCACCGGCGTCGAGGACGACATCGGCTCCGACGAGGCCGCCGCCCAGAAGGGCCTGGAGGTCGCCCTCGACTTCCTGCGCACCACCGGCGTGGACGTGTTCGCGCCCGCGATCGGCAACGCGCACGGCTCCTACCGGCGCGCCCCCGTCCTGGACTTCCAGCGGGTCTCCGACATCGTCGCCGCGCACCCGCTGCCGATCGCGCTGCACGGCGGCAGCGGCCTCTCCGACGAGCAGTTCCGCGACCTGATCGCGCGCGGCTGCGCGAAGGTGAACATCTCCACGGCCCTCAAGGAGACGTACATGAAGGGCAACCTGGCCTTCCTGCGCGACGCCGAGGAGCGGCAGAAGTGGGACCCGCCGTCCCTCTTCCGCAGCGTCCGGGCCGACGTGATGGGCCTGGCGGGGTCGCTGATGGACGTCTTCGGCAGCACCGGAAGGGCGGGGTGA